GCTGCGCGTCGAGTCGCACCTGACGAAGCGGGTCGGCACGCTGCAGGCGGAGACGCTGGACCTGCCGCCGAACGCGTTCACCGACATCGACATCCTGGAGGTCCGGGGGCGCTGGGCCCGCTACGACGTCGTGCCGTTGACCGGAAAGACGCACCAGATCCGGGCCCACTTCAACTCGCTGGGCCTTCCCCTCCACGGGGATCAGCTGTACCCCGAGGTGCTCGACGAACCCGTCGACGACTTCGGGACCCCGCTGGGGCTGCTGGCGCGGTCGCTGACCTTCGACGATCCCGTCGACGGGACGCGGAGCACCTTCACCTCCCGGCGGGTGCTCCGCATGCCGGAGGACTAGGAAGCGCAGTCCGCGACAGCCTGGAGCGTCGACTCGGGAACGACCCCGACACCGCCCAGCGCGACCACGCGCCGCGGCTTGGTCTGCTTCACGTACGCGCAGACCTCCGGGGTCGGCCCGGCGGGCTTGGTCAGCAGGATCGGACCATCGGTGACGGTGCCGCCGGCGATGGCATCGACGAAGCTGTCCCCGTTGGCGACATAGACGGAGGTGGCCCCGGACGGGAAGGCCCGCTTGGCGATCTCGACGGCCGTCTCGTACCGGGTGGCGCCGAACAGCTTCCCTTCGAGGGATGGCCGACCGCGGCGCCGCCCAGCGCGAACACCGAACCGGCGCCGAGTCCCTTGAGCCGCTGGATCTCGGCACGGACCTCCGGCGATACGCCGGAGCGGGGATTGACCAGGAGGACGGGGCCGTCGGTGAGCACGCCGCCGACCACGCCGTCGGGACCGCCGTTCCCGTCCGGGCCGAAGCCGTCGGTCAGGTAGACGCTCCTGGGCGACGAACCAGCGGGGAACGCGTACCGGGAGACGGCGATCGAGGTGTCCGCGCGGCTGTCGCCGGCGAGGCGCGTATACGCCCTGCCCCCGGAGTAGTAGGTCGCGACGGCGTCGGAGACGGCCCCGGTTCCACCCACGACGACGATCTCGGGGTTGCCCAGCCGCTGGATCTCCGCGCGGACCTCGACGGCGGCCGAGCGCGGGTTGGTGAGCAGGATCGGCCCGTTGGTCAGGATGCCGGCGACCTGGGCGTCCGCGGCGATGTCGGCCCGGGCGATGTAGACCTTCTTGGCGGTGGCGGCGCTCCACTGCTCCTGGGAGATCATCAGCGAGGTGTCGACCCGGTCCTGGCCGCCCCAGCGGAGGGTCACGGGGGCCTCGTCACGGATGAGCGCCTCCGGGAAGTAGCCCTTCATGACCGTGTAGAACAGCCTGTTGCTGCTGATCCACGGGGTGTAGGTGTACAGGGAAGCCGTGGCCATCGACTTCGGCACGAACGCCTCGGCGCCGGCATCGAGAGGCTTGGCCGGAGGGCCACCGAGGTAGGCCCTGATGAACGGGTAAGTCGTCCAGGTCTGGTAGGCGTAGAGCCGGTCAGCGGCGAAGTAGAGCTGCTTCTCGAACCCGGCGAACTTCTCACTGCAGGTGCCGCCGTCGGGGCAGCCCATGCCCATCATCTTGTTCCACTGCGCGGGCGTCTTCGCCTGCGCTACACCCGACGACTCCTTCTGGATCGTCGTCAGGAGCACCTTGGGACTGATGCCACACGCCTTCGCCACCATGTCGATGGCCGTCCAGGACCTCGTCCCCGCCGGGAAGTCGACGGGCTTGCAGCCGACGCTCCGGTCACTGCGGAGGCTGGTCACGGGCAGCACCAGATCCTTGAGGCACGTCTTGTCCGCCGTGGTCGTGCAGGCGGCGCCCTTGGCCTGGATGAACTGCTGGATCTGGGTCGCGTTCAGCGCGTCGGCGCGGTAGAACTCGTAGTCGGTCATGACGAAGGTGTGGTCGAACGGCGGCGCCGTCACGACCGCGCTCGCCCTGGCCATGGCCCCTGGCCCGTCCTCGATCCCCGCGAGCACCTCTGCGGGGTCCGTCAGGAACTCGGCACTGGGTCGCTCCTCATCGAGCAGGAGCTCTCCGCTGAGGTCCGCCGGCTCCGGCGTCTCGTCCGCGTAGGCGGGGCCCGCCACCAGGCCCAGCGAGACCACGAGCGCGGCGGCGATCCCGCACCGACCGAGCTTTCCCGGCATTGACACCACGGCGATGTACCTCTTCCTGCCGGACACACGACCAGCCACGGCCGCATTCTACGTAGTGATGTGCCATCCGTCTCGACCGACCGGTAGCTTGGGTGCCATGCGTGCAGTTCTCGTCGATTCCCCTGGTGGCCCGGAGTCCATGCGTGTCGGCGAGGTCGACACCCCCACCCCCGGCCCTGGCGAGGTGCTGGTCAAGACGGTGGCCTCCGGCGTGAACCGGGCCGATGTCCTGCAACGCCAGGGCCACTACCCGCCGCCCCGCGGCACCACCGACATCATCGGCCTCGAGGCCTCAGGCGTCGTGGCGGCCGTCGGCGACGGCGTCGACCAGTGGCGCGAAGGCGACGAGGTCGTCGCCCTGCTCGCCGGCGGCGGCTACGCCGAGTACTTCGTGGCGCCGGCCGGGCAGCTGATCGCCCCGCCCTCCTCCGTCGACCTGGTCACCGCGGGCGGACTGCTGGAGGTCGCGGCCACCGTCGTGTCCAACCTGGACGTGGCCGGCCTGGCCGCAGGCGAGGTGTTCCTCGTCCATGGCGGCGCGGGCGGCATCGGCACCTTCGCCATCCAGTACGCCAAGGCGCTCGGGGCGACCGTCATCACGACGGCGGGCACCGCCGAGAAGGTGCGGCACTGCCTCGACCACGGCGCCGACCACGCCATCGACTACCACGACGACTGGCCCGCGGCCGTCGCTGAGGCCACCGGCGGAAAGGGCGCCGACGTCATTCTCGACATCATGGGCGCCAAGTACCTCGAGGCCAACGTGAAGTCGCTGGCCCGCCGGGGCCGGATGGTCGTCATCGGGCTGCAGGGTGGCGTCAAGGGCACCCTGAACCTCGGCCTGCTGCTGGCCAAGCAGGGCACGATCACCGCGACGTCGCTGCGGTTCCGCCCCGCGGCCGAGAAGGCGGCGATCTGTTCCCGGGTGGCGGAGACCGTGTGGCCGCTCATCGACGCGGGCACCATCGCGGTGAGCCCCGAGACCCGGTTCCCGTTCGCCGAGGTGCAGGCGGCCCACACCCACCTCGTGGGCGGCGACAACGTCGGAAAGATCGTCCTGGTGCACTGACCCCGGGCCGGGGCCGGGCAGCCGTTCAGCGCCTGCGGCCTCCCCGTCGCAGCAGCGCGACGGCGCCGAGCGCGGCGCCCGCGACGGCTCCGATCTTCAGCCAGCTGCGCCTGCGGGGCATGGCCGCGGCCGCCTCGAGCGTCTCCTGCAGCGACGCGGCCGCACTTGTCCGCGAGAACCGGTCGAGCAGCGCCACGGCATTGTCGGCCCACGCCTGCCTGGTCGCCTCGTCGGCGTCGCGGACGCGCGTGATGCCCTCGACCAGCTCCTCGGGCCCGACCATCGCGCCCACCTCGCCGTCCGCCGCGACGCGACGCAGCGGGTGAGCCGCGTTCGACACGACCGGCAGCCCGGCTGCGAGGTAGTCGAACAGCTTGTTGGGGCTCATGCCCTTGTCGAGCACCTTCAGCGGCGCGATGACGTGCAGGCCGACGTCACAGGCCCGCAGCAGCCGTGGCAGCTCGGCCTTGGGGATGGGGTCGCGGAACTCGACGTTGCCCAGGCCACGGCGGCCCGCCTCGTCGATCGCCCACTGCTTCTCCGAGCCGGATCCGATCATGAGGAAGTTGACGTCCGGCAGCGCCTCCGCGGCATCCAGCGTCAGGTCGACCCGGTTGGCGGGGCCGTGCGCGCCGGCGTAGACGGCGGTGTAGCCGGAGATGCCGTACTCGCGGCGGAGCGTGTCGCGGTCGTCGGAGACGACGAAGTCGGCGGCCTCGGTACCGTTGGAGATGGCGACGACCCGCGACCGGTCGACGCCGAACGCCTCGAAGTGGTCCTCCCAGCCGGGGGTCACGACGACGATCCGGTCGGCGCCGCGGTACAGCGTGCCCTCCAGACCCATCAGGATCCGGTGCACGAGCGATCCCTCCCGCAGATGCCCCATCGCGACGATGCTCTCGGGCCAGAGGTCACGGACCTCCATCACGAACGAGGCGCCCTTGAGCCGCGCCACCAGCAGCGCCGCCGCCGCGGCGAGCAGCTGCGGGGACGACCCGTAGACCACGTCGGCAGGCTTGGTCAGCGACGCCACCGTCGCCTCGGCGGCGAAGACGCCCCAGCCCAGCATCCGCATGACGCCGTTGCCGGAGTACGTCGGGATCGGCACGAGCACGAAGCGCGGATCGCTGGTCGTGTACGGCTTCTGCGTGTAGTGACTCACGTTGCTGGCGACGAAGGTCGTCTCCCAGCCCTGCAGCCGATCGAACAGATCAACGTGTCGCGTGCCGCCGCCCTGGTCTCGGGGCTGGGCGTAGTGCTCGATCACGATGGCCTTCGACATGGACCTACCTCCCACGGGTTGACCCGGACAGTCTAGGCCCCCGCGCCGCGACCCCCGGGCACGCTCCGGTCCAGGCACTAGACTCCCGGGTGATCAGTTACCAAGGAGTCCGAGTGAGCGAGACCATCGTCACCCCCGCGTTCGTCGTCGACGAGCCGGCGCTGCGCAGGCAGGTGGAGTCGTTCACCGACGCGATGGCCGACGTCTGGCCCGGCGGCATCGTCAGCTACTCCGTCAAGACCAACTCGCTGCCCTGGGTCGTCGCCTGGATGGAGCCGGCGGGCGTCTGGGCCGAGGTCGTCTCTGACGACGAGTACGAGCTGGCCACCGCGCTCGGACACACCCCGGAGCGGATCGTCTTCAACGGCCCCGTGAAGTCCCGCGCCGCGCTGGCCCGCGCCATCGACGGGGGATCCCTGATCAATCTCGACTCACAGCGCGAGTTGCGCTGGGCCACCGAACTGGCGGCCGAGCGTCCCGCGGGCTCCGTCAAGGTGGGGGTCCGGGTCAACTGGAACGTCGACGCGGAGTGCCCCGGCGCGACGGCGAGCGGACCGGACGGGCTGCGCTTCGGCTTCCACGTCGAGGGCGGAGACCTCACCGAGGCCCTGCAGTACCTCGCTGCAGGGGGCGTCGAGGTGGTCGGCCTGCACCTGCACGTCACCAGCCTGAGCCGCGGCATCGACGTGTACCGCTCGGCGGCCCGCACGGCCGTCGGCGTGATCCGTGACCACGCGCTGCGCCTCGACTACCTCGACATCGGCGGCGGTTTCTTCGGCGGCGACAACCCGGATTTCCCCACGCCCACGCAGTATCTGACGGCGATCCGCGACGTCCTCGTCGACGCGGTCGATCCCGCTGTCACCCGTCTGATCATCGAGCCGGGGGCCGCGCTCATCGCCGTCCCCGTCGACTTCCACACCAGCGTCATCGACGCCAAGCAGGTCCAGGACCACGTCATCGTCGTCACCGACGGTTCGCGCACCAACCTCGACACGTTCTTCCGCAAGACGGGCTACGCACACGACCTGATCACCGCCGGGGAGCCGACCGCGACGCCGCAGGTGATCTCGGGCTTCACCTGCCTCGACAACGACCGGCTGATGACCCTGGTCGACGCGCCGCGGCTGCGCGAGGGGGATCAGGTCATCTACCTCCGGGTCGGGTCGTACACGATGGCCTTCAACCCGCTGTTCATCAACTATCTGCCCGCCGTCTACGCCCGCCGCGACGACGGCCGCCTGCAGCTGGTCCGGCGCCGCTGGACGGCGGCGGACTACCTGGCCGGAAACGATTGGAGCCTCTCGTGAACGTCCTCATCCTCAGCGCAGGAAGCCGCGGCAAGCTCGTTTCCTACTTCCAGCGGGCCCTGGCCGGCCGCGGCAACGTCGTCACCACCGACAGCAGCGAGCTCGCCCCGACGCTCTACCTGGCCGACCGGCACTACGTCGTCCCCAGGATCACGGACCCGGACTACCTGCCGACCATCCTCGACATCTGCCGCCGCGAGTCGATCGACACCTGCCTGTCGCTCATCGACCCTGAACTGGCGCTGCTCGCCGACCATGCCGACGAGTTCCGGGCCGTCGGCGTGACCCCGATGATCTCCCCCGCCGAGGCCGTCCACCGCGGCTTCAACAAGTGGGACATGTACCGCTTCTGCGTCGACAACGGCATCCCCACGCCGCGGACGTGGGCCGATGCGGCCACGCTCCGGGCCGACCTCGAGGCCGGCGTCGTCGCTCTGCCGCTGTTCGCCAAGCCCGCGACGGGCTCCGCCTCCGCGAACATCCGCACCGTCACCGACGCGGCCGAACTGGCCGAGGCGTGGGCGCTGGCTCCCGACATGATCGTCCAGGAGCTGATGACGGGCGAGGCGATCGACGTCGACGTCTACATCGACCTCATCACCGGCGAGGTCATCTCGCTCTTCGCCAAGAAGAAGCTGCGGATGCGGGCGGGAACGGCCGACAAGTCCGTCTCCTTCAAGGACCCGGCGCTCGACCGCTTCGTGATCGACTTCTGCCGGGTCGCCGGCTTCCGGGGCGCCATCGACATCGACCTCTTCGTCACCGACGACGGCTACTCGCTCCTGGAGGTCAACCCCCGGTTCGGCGGCGTCTACCCGCACGCCTATGAGTGCGGCGTCGACTTCCCCTCGATGCTGCTGCGCAACGTGGCCGGCGAGGCGAACGAGCCGAACATCGGCGCCTACGAGGAGGACTGGGCGATGCTCGCCTACGAGGAGGTCGTGATGACCCGCATCGAAGGCCTGTCGCGGAACTGACCCGTCAGGGGCGGACCTGCTCGTCGGGCGCGCCCTCGAAGTCGGTCATGGTCGCCTGACCCTCCTCCGAGATCCCCTCCCGCCGCAGCACCACCGCGACGGAGTCGAACAGGATCCGCAGGTCGAGCGCCAGGGAGCGGTGCTCGACGTAGTAGGCGTCCCAGGCCAGCCGGGTCCCCCACGAGACGGTGTTGCGCCCCTTGACCTGCGCGAGGCCGGTCACGCCGGGGCGCACGTCGTGGCGGGTGGCCTGCCGGGGCGTGTACAGGGGGAGGTACTCGGGGAGCAGGGGCCGCGGTCCCACGATGCTCATGTCCCCCTTGAGGACGTTGAGCAGGCTCGGCAGTTCGTCGAGGCTCGTCGCGCGGAGGAGGGCGCCCAGCCGGGTCATCCGCTCGTCGTCGGTGATGTGGGTCTCGTCCTCCACGAGCATCGTGCGGAACTTGACCATCTCGAAGACGCGACCGCCGCGGCCGGGCCTGGCCTGCCGGAACAACACCGGCGACCCCATCCGCAGCCGCACGGCGAGCGCGACGACCAGTTGGATCGGCAGGGTGACGATCAGCAGCGTCCAGGCGACGACGAGGTCGATGGCGCGCTTGACCGGGTCGTAGGGGCGCCTCCTCACGCCGCGGCCCTGAAGAAGTCGCCGACGGTGTCGAGCACCCTCGCGACCTCCTCATCCGTGAGCACCGACCCGCTGGGCAGGCTGACGCCCTGCTCGAAGAAACGGTCAGAGGTACCGTCGACGTACGAGTCGAGGTGCTGGAACACCGGCTGCGCGTGCATCGGCTTCCAGAGCGGCCGGCTCTCCATGTTGTGCCCGCTGAGGTGCGCGATCAGCTGGTCCCTCGTGACGCCGGCGACCGCGGGGTCGATCAGGATCGAGGTCAGCCAGAAGTTGTCGTGATCGACGCCGCCGTCGGCACCGTCGGGCTGCGCGAAGAACGTCACGCCCGGCACGTCCGCCAGGAGCGCCTTGTAGGCGAGCCGCAGCTGGCGGCGCCGCTCCATCATGGCGGGCAGGCGTTCCAACTGCGCGCGACCGAGGGCGGCCAGCAGGTTGGAGAGACGGTAGTTGTAGCCGATGTCCTTGTGTTCGTAGTGGAGCACGGGGAGGCGCGCCTGGGTGGCCAGATACCGGACGTGCTGCGCGAAGTCTCCGTCGTCGGTCAGTAGCGCGCCGCCGCCCGACGTCGTCATGATCTTGTTTCCGTTGAACGAGACGGCTGCCGCCTCCCCGAAGGAGGCCGACGGTCGGCCGCTGTGGACCGCGCCGAACGACTCCGCGGCGTCGCTGAGGATGCGCAGCCCGCTGGCCTCGGCGAGTTCGGCGATGGCCTCGTGGTTGACGACGTGGCCCAGCAGGTCGACGGGGACGATGGCGCGCAGGTCCGCGCCCTTCGCCCGCTGATCCTCGATCGCGCGCGCCAGGAGCTCGATGGAGATGGCCCCCTCGGCGTCGGCGTCGATCAGCACGGGCGTGGCGCCGGTGTATGTGATGGCGTTGGTGGTGGCTGCGAAGGTGAAGCTCGACGTCAGCACCACGGAGCCCGGCCCGATGCCCATCGTCAGCAGGGCGAGGTGCAGCGCGGCGGTACCGGAGGAGAGGGCGACGGCATGCTCACGGCCCGCGTACGCGGCGAGCTCTGCCTCGAACGCGTCCACCTCCGGCCCGAGGGGCGCGATCCAGCCGGTGGCCATGGCCCGCTGGAGCGCAGCGGACTCCGCCGCCGTCACATCGGGCGAGGAGAGGTTGATTCGAGCGTTCACGACCGCAACTCTACCTGCCGCGCAGGTTCGGTCCCTTCGGCTCGCGCGGCACCAAGCCACGCCCTGCCGCGCCTGGCAAGGCACCCGTATTAGACTGACGCACGATCCAAGCTAGGAGTGACTACATGGCAGAGGCCAGAATTCTCCCATCCGCCGACCTCGACGACGGAGTCACCATCGGTGACGGCTCCTCCGTCTGGCACCTCGCCCAGGTGCGCGGAGGCGCGGAGATCGGAGAGAACGTCATCGTCGGCCGCGGCGCGTACATCGGAAGCGGTGTGCACGTCGGCGACAACTGCAAGATCCAGAACTACGCGCTGGTCTACGAACCGGCCTACCTGGAGAACGGGGTCTTCATCGGCCCCGCCGCCGTTCTGACCAACGACACGTTCCCCCGCGCCATCAACCCTGACGGCACCAGCAAGAGCGCCCACGACTGGGAGCC
The DNA window shown above is from Tessaracoccus defluvii and carries:
- a CDS encoding cell wall-binding repeat-containing protein yields the protein MAKRAFPSGATSVYVANGDSFVDAIAGGTVTDGPILLTKPAGPTPEVCAYVKQTKPRRVVALGGVGVVPESTLQAVADCAS
- a CDS encoding cell wall-binding repeat-containing protein, with amino-acid sequence MAGRVSGRKRYIAVVSMPGKLGRCGIAAALVVSLGLVAGPAYADETPEPADLSGELLLDEERPSAEFLTDPAEVLAGIEDGPGAMARASAVVTAPPFDHTFVMTDYEFYRADALNATQIQQFIQAKGAACTTTADKTCLKDLVLPVTSLRSDRSVGCKPVDFPAGTRSWTAIDMVAKACGISPKVLLTTIQKESSGVAQAKTPAQWNKMMGMGCPDGGTCSEKFAGFEKQLYFAADRLYAYQTWTTYPFIRAYLGGPPAKPLDAGAEAFVPKSMATASLYTYTPWISSNRLFYTVMKGYFPEALIRDEAPVTLRWGGQDRVDTSLMISQEQWSAATAKKVYIARADIAADAQVAGILTNGPILLTNPRSAAVEVRAEIQRLGNPEIVVVGGTGAVSDAVATYYSGGRAYTRLAGDSRADTSIAVSRYAFPAGSSPRSVYLTDGFGPDGNGGPDGVVGGVLTDGPVLLVNPRSGVSPEVRAEIQRLKGLGAGSVFALGGAAVGHPSKGSCSAPPGTRRPSRSPSGPSRPGPPPSMSPTGTASSMPSPAAPSPMVRSC
- a CDS encoding NAD(P)H-quinone oxidoreductase, which produces MRAVLVDSPGGPESMRVGEVDTPTPGPGEVLVKTVASGVNRADVLQRQGHYPPPRGTTDIIGLEASGVVAAVGDGVDQWREGDEVVALLAGGGYAEYFVAPAGQLIAPPSSVDLVTAGGLLEVAATVVSNLDVAGLAAGEVFLVHGGAGGIGTFAIQYAKALGATVITTAGTAEKVRHCLDHGADHAIDYHDDWPAAVAEATGGKGADVILDIMGAKYLEANVKSLARRGRMVVIGLQGGVKGTLNLGLLLAKQGTITATSLRFRPAAEKAAICSRVAETVWPLIDAGTIAVSPETRFPFAEVQAAHTHLVGGDNVGKIVLVH
- a CDS encoding glycosyltransferase family 4 protein; translated protein: MSKAIVIEHYAQPRDQGGGTRHVDLFDRLQGWETTFVASNVSHYTQKPYTTSDPRFVLVPIPTYSGNGVMRMLGWGVFAAEATVASLTKPADVVYGSSPQLLAAAAALLVARLKGASFVMEVRDLWPESIVAMGHLREGSLVHRILMGLEGTLYRGADRIVVVTPGWEDHFEAFGVDRSRVVAISNGTEAADFVVSDDRDTLRREYGISGYTAVYAGAHGPANRVDLTLDAAEALPDVNFLMIGSGSEKQWAIDEAGRRGLGNVEFRDPIPKAELPRLLRACDVGLHVIAPLKVLDKGMSPNKLFDYLAAGLPVVSNAAHPLRRVAADGEVGAMVGPEELVEGITRVRDADEATRQAWADNAVALLDRFSRTSAAASLQETLEAAAAMPRRRSWLKIGAVAGAALGAVALLRRGGRRR
- a CDS encoding type III PLP-dependent enzyme domain-containing protein, which encodes MSETIVTPAFVVDEPALRRQVESFTDAMADVWPGGIVSYSVKTNSLPWVVAWMEPAGVWAEVVSDDEYELATALGHTPERIVFNGPVKSRAALARAIDGGSLINLDSQRELRWATELAAERPAGSVKVGVRVNWNVDAECPGATASGPDGLRFGFHVEGGDLTEALQYLAAGGVEVVGLHLHVTSLSRGIDVYRSAARTAVGVIRDHALRLDYLDIGGGFFGGDNPDFPTPTQYLTAIRDVLVDAVDPAVTRLIIEPGAALIAVPVDFHTSVIDAKQVQDHVIVVTDGSRTNLDTFFRKTGYAHDLITAGEPTATPQVISGFTCLDNDRLMTLVDAPRLREGDQVIYLRVGSYTMAFNPLFINYLPAVYARRDDGRLQLVRRRWTAADYLAGNDWSLS
- a CDS encoding ATP-grasp domain-containing protein, with translation MNVLILSAGSRGKLVSYFQRALAGRGNVVTTDSSELAPTLYLADRHYVVPRITDPDYLPTILDICRRESIDTCLSLIDPELALLADHADEFRAVGVTPMISPAEAVHRGFNKWDMYRFCVDNGIPTPRTWADAATLRADLEAGVVALPLFAKPATGSASANIRTVTDAAELAEAWALAPDMIVQELMTGEAIDVDVYIDLITGEVISLFAKKKLRMRAGTADKSVSFKDPALDRFVIDFCRVAGFRGAIDIDLFVTDDGYSLLEVNPRFGGVYPHAYECGVDFPSMLLRNVAGEANEPNIGAYEEDWAMLAYEEVVMTRIEGLSRN
- a CDS encoding sugar transferase encodes the protein MRRRPYDPVKRAIDLVVAWTLLIVTLPIQLVVALAVRLRMGSPVLFRQARPGRGGRVFEMVKFRTMLVEDETHITDDERMTRLGALLRATSLDELPSLLNVLKGDMSIVGPRPLLPEYLPLYTPRQATRHDVRPGVTGLAQVKGRNTVSWGTRLAWDAYYVEHRSLALDLRILFDSVAVVLRREGISEEGQATMTDFEGAPDEQVRP
- a CDS encoding DegT/DnrJ/EryC1/StrS family aminotransferase, which translates into the protein MNARINLSSPDVTAAESAALQRAMATGWIAPLGPEVDAFEAELAAYAGREHAVALSSGTAALHLALLTMGIGPGSVVLTSSFTFAATTNAITYTGATPVLIDADAEGAISIELLARAIEDQRAKGADLRAIVPVDLLGHVVNHEAIAELAEASGLRILSDAAESFGAVHSGRPSASFGEAAAVSFNGNKIMTTSGGGALLTDDGDFAQHVRYLATQARLPVLHYEHKDIGYNYRLSNLLAALGRAQLERLPAMMERRRQLRLAYKALLADVPGVTFFAQPDGADGGVDHDNFWLTSILIDPAVAGVTRDQLIAHLSGHNMESRPLWKPMHAQPVFQHLDSYVDGTSDRFFEQGVSLPSGSVLTDEEVARVLDTVGDFFRAAA
- a CDS encoding acyltransferase; translation: MAEARILPSADLDDGVTIGDGSSVWHLAQVRGGAEIGENVIVGRGAYIGSGVHVGDNCKIQNYALVYEPAYLENGVFIGPAAVLTNDTFPRAINPDGTSKSAHDWEPVGVTLREGCSVGARAVCVAPVTIGRWATVAAGSVVTKDVPDFALVAGVPARRIKWVGRSGFPLEQTGDLTFIDPHTGDTFVQEGETLSLTEEAK